From one Timaviella obliquedivisa GSE-PSE-MK23-08B genomic stretch:
- a CDS encoding DUF2294 domain-containing protein — MTDNTPTQGQTERTLSQRIQTFYRTHLGLQPSKVTCQLMDEKVTIVLENSVTRPEQILAEADELLAQQVRKDLDAAIRPQLQDLIQEVLNVEVLDILSDTTLETGRMGIIVILAKKPTVRESTTKAKAKSSSSSLSPAS; from the coding sequence ATGACAGATAACACGCCAACCCAAGGTCAAACTGAGAGAACACTTTCCCAGCGAATTCAAACGTTTTACCGAACTCATTTAGGTCTTCAGCCAAGTAAGGTAACCTGTCAGCTGATGGATGAAAAAGTGACGATCGTCCTAGAAAACTCAGTCACTCGTCCAGAGCAAATTTTAGCGGAAGCCGATGAACTGCTTGCCCAACAAGTTCGTAAAGACCTAGATGCAGCTATTAGACCTCAACTTCAAGATCTAATTCAAGAAGTTCTCAACGTTGAGGTGCTAGACATCTTAAGCGACACTACCTTGGAGACAGGTCGCATGGGCATCATTGTCATTTTGGCAAAGAAACCTACCGTTCGAGAGTCTACGACAAAAGCTAAAGCCAAGTCCTCATCTTCGTCTTTATCTCCTGCCTCGTAA
- a CDS encoding response regulator — translation MIFSEEVVNPSEPFDLEGSYCDLPEALLRDSNQPFVLCVDDNPDDLLLLSYTVEFCNIEFIGRASGWAALKLVAILPPALILLDILLPDLNGIDFLYYLKQNPLTCDIPVVAVTALATLSDRALLLSAGFVDYISKPYMLEEVEEVILRHLKSKSNQGE, via the coding sequence ATGATTTTCTCCGAAGAGGTTGTTAATCCCTCTGAACCTTTTGATTTAGAAGGTAGCTATTGTGATTTACCAGAAGCGCTGCTGAGAGACTCAAATCAGCCTTTTGTGCTATGTGTAGATGACAATCCAGATGATTTGTTGCTACTGAGCTATACGGTAGAATTTTGTAACATTGAGTTTATTGGACGAGCTAGCGGCTGGGCAGCCTTGAAGCTGGTTGCGATTCTTCCTCCTGCACTGATTCTGCTCGACATTTTACTGCCTGACTTGAACGGAATAGATTTTTTATATTACCTTAAGCAAAATCCTTTAACTTGTGACATCCCAGTCGTAGCAGTCACAGCTTTAGCAACTTTAAGCGATCGCGCTCTACTTTTATCGGCAGGTTTTGTGGACTATATTAGTAAGCCCTACATGCTGGAAGAAGTGGAAGAAGTCATTCTTCGTCATTTAAAGTCAAAGTCGAACCAAGGTGAATAA
- a CDS encoding alpha-amylase, whose amino-acid sequence MSDTNGVMMQYFHWYSPADGSLWNQLTASAKDLAKAGVTSLWLPPAYKGTGGGMDVGYGVYDLFDLGEFDQKGSVRTKYGTKDEYIRAIKAAQDAGIRIYADAVFNHKLGADHEEEVQATPFHPEDRNAPIGEYQTIKAWTHFTFPGRNGKYSTMEWHWWHFDAIDYNAYNSDENAVYLLKGKSFDDNVDQEKGNFDYLMGCDLDMDNPEVSGELKYWGEWYVNTTGVDGFRFDAVKHISADFFREWLAHVSHVTQKELFGVGEYWSYDVETLHSFVETTNGKVTLFDAPLHYNFHVASQAGNDYDLRQIFDNTLVQQQPALAVTLVENHDSQPLQSLESVVESWFKPLAYSLILLRREGYPCVFYADYYGSHYKDTGNDGNEHEVWLDKHKWLLDKFLFARQTYAYGDQYDYFDHANVIGWTRLGDDEHPGGVAVVLSNGDDGSKYMEIGQPNQVYVDLTEHIDEPVTTNDEGWAEFRCKGGSVSVWVPQT is encoded by the coding sequence ATGTCTGATACAAATGGGGTCATGATGCAATACTTCCACTGGTATAGCCCAGCGGATGGTTCGTTGTGGAACCAGTTAACGGCATCTGCCAAAGATCTAGCAAAAGCTGGAGTCACTTCTCTTTGGCTTCCTCCCGCCTACAAAGGTACGGGCGGTGGAATGGATGTAGGATACGGCGTTTATGATTTATTTGACTTGGGAGAATTTGACCAGAAGGGTTCAGTCAGAACCAAATATGGTACCAAGGATGAATATATCCGAGCCATCAAAGCGGCTCAGGATGCAGGAATTCGGATTTATGCCGATGCGGTCTTCAACCACAAATTAGGTGCAGATCATGAAGAAGAGGTACAAGCTACCCCTTTTCATCCTGAGGATCGCAATGCCCCGATTGGCGAGTATCAAACTATCAAAGCTTGGACACACTTCACCTTCCCAGGTCGTAATGGCAAGTACTCCACAATGGAATGGCATTGGTGGCACTTTGACGCGATCGATTACAATGCCTATAACTCAGATGAGAACGCAGTCTACCTGCTAAAAGGCAAATCATTTGACGACAACGTTGATCAAGAAAAGGGAAACTTCGACTACCTGATGGGTTGCGACCTGGATATGGATAATCCCGAAGTTTCTGGTGAATTAAAGTATTGGGGTGAGTGGTACGTTAACACGACAGGTGTAGATGGTTTCCGCTTCGATGCTGTTAAACATATCTCCGCAGACTTCTTTCGGGAATGGTTAGCACACGTTAGCCACGTCACTCAAAAAGAACTTTTTGGAGTAGGCGAATACTGGTCATATGATGTTGAGACACTTCATTCATTTGTTGAAACGACCAACGGTAAAGTGACTCTGTTTGATGCCCCCCTTCATTACAATTTTCATGTGGCAAGTCAAGCAGGCAATGATTATGACTTACGGCAAATTTTTGACAATACCCTGGTTCAACAGCAACCTGCATTGGCGGTTACATTAGTTGAAAACCATGACTCTCAACCTTTACAGTCATTGGAGTCGGTTGTCGAATCTTGGTTTAAGCCCTTGGCATACTCTTTAATTTTGTTACGCCGAGAAGGTTATCCTTGCGTGTTCTATGCCGATTATTATGGTTCACACTATAAGGACACAGGCAATGACGGTAATGAGCATGAAGTTTGGCTGGACAAGCATAAATGGCTCCTTGATAAGTTCCTCTTTGCCCGTCAAACTTATGCTTATGGCGATCAGTACGACTACTTTGATCACGCCAATGTGATTGGCTGGACACGGCTAGGCGATGATGAGCATCCAGGCGGTGTGGCAGTGGTTTTGAGTAATGGTGATGATGGCAGCAAATATATGGAGATAGGTCAACCTAATCAGGTTTACGTTGATTTAACTGAGCATATTGATGAACCTGTCACCACAAATGACGAAGGATGGGCAGAGTTCCGATGTAAAGGTGGCTCTGTTTCAGTCTGGGTGCCACAAACTTAA